Proteins found in one Kamptonema formosum PCC 6407 genomic segment:
- a CDS encoding tetratricopeptide repeat protein — protein MAKTYYTYRLRVANRDRVQVEKWDAQHQDKGQPSGALRYQEKLPEIAPLLQAAKNNELNDSSLVRSLGEALFDVLFDDVLRQDFVNFYYQVVQQEKQLLRVELDIDEQGMPEIAALPWEFMCVPARANLGTIWMGTVPDLVFSRRRSQWIAAQPIQLESDEKLRIALIISAPSNLPPVAYEPVQAALEKLAVEQAKRVELLPIISSANPETIDTILSKDPHIFQFIGHGRMKNEGKQEVGEIALVDPDFNEAMWVDADYFSELFNQHRPGVVMLQACEGGMLSSSQAFVGVASKVVQQNVPVVVAMQYEVTNSTASRFALRFYQQLAAEDPVDIAVQYARRAIALGPTQYRKRDFATPVIFMRVRDGYLFKRQSASSQSNQQPDSSLTGIPENLPRSGVVQFVGRERELETLHQQLQENERVAVSAIAGMGGIGKTELALQYALICKQTYQGGICWLRAKGLNVGTQIVQFGRSRLQLQPPEDLDLTGQVGFCWTHWAAGKVLVILDDVTDYEVIKPYLPPAESRFKVLMTTRLRLGKSVKQLEIDVLDESAALALLESLVGAERIQQQRDNAQKLCAWLGYLPLGLELVGRYFDRKPDLSLAEMQQRLEKKRLDERSLSKPDADMTASLGVAAAFELSWDILDEPTKQLGCLLSLFALTPIPWSLVEQCLSELDLDDLEELRDDNLLNLNLLQRKGAGIYQLHQLIREFFQAKQVSITNSDELKWQFCKAMVAVAQKIPETPTRDLLLELALTIPHMAEAATTLNCYLTDTDLLKPFEGLGRFYEGQTFYQQASDWYDRCLSLSKQRFGSEHLNVATSINHLAYIYRLQGRYSEAELLCKQVLEMRQRLLGAEVPEVADSLNQLAILYNLQGKYDDAEALYNQALEMKQRFLGSEHPDVADCFNNLAYLYLSQRRYAEAEPLFEQAIIIYKRTKKEIYLATSLNNLARLYDDQGRYAEAELLCVQALELFKHLLGEEHPDVANCLNNLAFIYAQQGDLVKAEITYIQALNMRQKFLGNEHPDVSVSMNDLAKFYTSLKKYAQAEPLYLQALASLEKKLGKEHPLTVRVNQNLSELRMQLR, from the coding sequence ATGGCGAAAACATACTACACCTATCGCCTTCGTGTTGCCAACCGCGATCGCGTCCAGGTGGAAAAGTGGGATGCTCAACATCAAGACAAAGGACAACCTAGCGGCGCACTTCGATATCAAGAGAAGCTACCAGAGATTGCACCACTGCTGCAAGCTGCCAAGAATAATGAGTTGAACGATTCTAGTTTAGTGCGATCGCTCGGAGAAGCCTTATTTGATGTCTTGTTTGATGACGTGCTGCGCCAAGATTTCGTCAACTTTTACTATCAGGTAGTGCAACAGGAAAAACAACTACTACGAGTTGAACTGGATATCGACGAACAGGGAATGCCTGAAATAGCTGCCCTGCCTTGGGAATTTATGTGCGTGCCTGCAAGAGCTAATCTAGGTACAATTTGGATGGGAACAGTACCGGATCTGGTTTTCTCTCGCAGGCGATCGCAGTGGATTGCCGCACAACCAATTCAACTAGAATCTGATGAAAAGCTGAGAATTGCTTTAATTATCTCTGCTCCTTCTAATTTACCGCCCGTTGCCTACGAACCAGTCCAAGCAGCATTAGAAAAACTAGCAGTTGAGCAAGCAAAACGGGTGGAATTATTGCCAATTATCAGTTCCGCTAACCCTGAAACTATTGATACTATTCTGTCAAAAGACCCTCATATTTTTCAGTTCATTGGTCATGGACGGATGAAGAATGAGGGTAAACAAGAAGTCGGTGAGATAGCTTTAGTCGATCCTGACTTTAATGAGGCAATGTGGGTGGATGCAGATTACTTCAGCGAATTGTTTAATCAACACCGCCCAGGCGTAGTCATGTTACAAGCTTGTGAAGGCGGAATGCTGTCTTCATCACAAGCATTTGTGGGAGTTGCATCTAAGGTTGTGCAACAGAATGTACCTGTAGTTGTAGCCATGCAATATGAAGTGACGAACAGCACTGCTAGTCGCTTTGCACTGCGCTTCTATCAACAGTTGGCAGCAGAAGATCCGGTTGATATTGCGGTTCAATATGCAAGACGTGCGATCGCTCTTGGGCCAACCCAATATCGTAAACGCGATTTCGCAACCCCTGTCATCTTCATGCGCGTGCGGGATGGTTATCTGTTTAAGCGCCAGAGTGCGTCCAGTCAGTCTAACCAACAGCCGGATTCTTCACTGACGGGAATTCCTGAGAACTTACCTCGCAGTGGAGTGGTGCAGTTTGTCGGTCGGGAGCGAGAGCTGGAAACTCTGCACCAGCAACTTCAAGAGAATGAACGGGTAGCGGTATCTGCGATCGCAGGCATGGGAGGCATTGGTAAAACGGAACTGGCACTGCAATATGCGCTAATTTGCAAGCAAACCTATCAAGGTGGCATCTGCTGGTTACGGGCGAAAGGATTAAATGTAGGCACTCAAATTGTCCAGTTTGGGCGATCGCGCCTCCAACTTCAGCCCCCTGAAGACCTAGACTTAACGGGTCAGGTAGGATTCTGCTGGACGCATTGGGCTGCGGGTAAGGTGCTGGTGATATTGGATGATGTTACAGACTACGAAGTCATCAAACCTTACTTGCCCCCTGCTGAATCTCGGTTCAAAGTACTAATGACCACCCGCCTACGGTTGGGTAAATCCGTCAAACAGTTGGAAATTGACGTGCTAGATGAGTCAGCAGCATTAGCACTACTAGAATCGTTAGTAGGAGCAGAGCGCATTCAGCAACAACGGGATAATGCCCAAAAACTTTGTGCTTGGTTGGGATACTTACCCTTGGGATTGGAGCTAGTGGGGCGCTATTTTGACCGTAAACCTGACCTTTCTCTGGCTGAAATGCAGCAACGGTTGGAGAAAAAGAGATTGGATGAGCGATCGCTCTCTAAACCTGACGCAGACATGACTGCATCTTTGGGAGTTGCCGCTGCCTTTGAACTAAGTTGGGATATACTAGATGAGCCAACAAAACAGTTAGGTTGTTTACTGAGCTTGTTTGCCCTAACTCCCATCCCTTGGTCGTTAGTAGAGCAGTGTCTGTCAGAGCTAGATTTGGACGACCTGGAAGAGCTGCGGGATGATAACCTGCTCAACCTGAACCTGCTACAGCGCAAGGGAGCAGGCATTTATCAATTGCATCAGCTGATTCGGGAATTCTTCCAAGCAAAACAAGTCAGCATAACCAACTCTGACGAACTCAAATGGCAGTTCTGTAAAGCAATGGTAGCTGTTGCTCAGAAAATTCCAGAAACTCCAACTCGCGACCTGCTTCTAGAACTGGCACTTACTATTCCTCATATGGCGGAAGCTGCCACAACCTTAAATTGCTACTTAACTGATACAGATTTACTCAAACCTTTTGAGGGTCTAGGTCGATTTTACGAAGGACAGACTTTTTACCAACAAGCCTCTGACTGGTACGACAGATGTCTTAGCCTGAGCAAGCAACGCTTCGGTAGCGAACATCTTAATGTTGCAACTAGCATCAACCATTTAGCATATATTTACAGGCTACAAGGTCGTTATTCAGAAGCCGAACTGCTGTGTAAACAAGTGTTGGAAATGAGACAACGTTTGCTAGGTGCAGAAGTTCCTGAAGTAGCTGACAGTCTCAATCAACTAGCAATTCTTTATAATCTTCAAGGAAAATACGATGATGCAGAGGCTTTATACAACCAAGCATTGGAGATGAAGCAACGCTTTTTAGGCTCTGAACATCCGGATGTAGCAGACTGTTTTAATAACCTAGCATACCTTTATCTCTCTCAGAGACGCTACGCCGAAGCTGAACCTCTGTTTGAACAAGCAATTATCATTTATAAACGAACAAAAAAGGAAATTTATCTCGCTACGAGTTTGAATAACTTGGCACGGCTTTACGATGACCAAGGACGCTACGCCGAAGCTGAACTTTTGTGCGTACAAGCACTGGAACTTTTTAAACACCTATTAGGAGAAGAACACCCCGATGTAGCAAACTGCCTTAACAACCTAGCATTTATCTATGCCCAGCAGGGTGATCTAGTAAAGGCAGAAATAACGTACATTCAAGCATTAAATATGCGTCAAAAGTTCCTGGGAAATGAGCATCCTGATGTGTCAGTTAGTATGAACGATTTAGCTAAATTCTACACTTCTTTGAAAAAATATGCCCAAGCTGAACCGCTCTATTTGCAAGCCTTAGCAAGCCTTGAAAAAAAACTCGGTAAAGAGCATCCACTTACAGTAAGAGTTAATCAGAATTTATCTGAATTGAGGATGCAGCTAAGATAA